A window from Variovorax sp. PBL-E5 encodes these proteins:
- a CDS encoding bifunctional methylenetetrahydrofolate dehydrogenase/methenyltetrahydrofolate cyclohydrolase — translation MTAQLIDGNALSQRLLADVATRAAALTARGITPGLAVVLVGNDPASEIYVGKKVKACQERGLRSVLERYPAELSEADLLARIAALNADPAIHGILVQMPLPKHIDPAKVIEAIATSKDVDGYSVLSAGELMAGLPGFRPCTPYGCVKLIESTGIGLKGKHAVVIGRSNTVGKPMALLLLQANATVTVCHSGTPDLGHHTRQADVVVVAVGRRNTLTADMVKPGAVVIDVGMNRNEHNKLAGDVDFAGVREVAGYITPVPGGVGPMTVTMLMVNTVESAERQAAKA, via the coding sequence ATGACAGCCCAACTGATCGACGGCAACGCGCTCTCGCAGCGGCTCCTGGCCGACGTTGCCACGCGCGCGGCCGCGCTCACCGCGCGCGGCATCACACCGGGCCTGGCGGTCGTGCTGGTCGGCAACGACCCGGCCAGCGAGATCTACGTCGGCAAGAAAGTGAAAGCCTGCCAGGAGCGCGGCCTGCGCTCGGTGCTGGAGCGCTACCCCGCCGAGTTGAGCGAAGCCGACCTGCTCGCGCGCATCGCGGCACTGAATGCCGATCCGGCGATCCACGGCATCCTGGTGCAGATGCCGCTGCCCAAGCACATCGATCCGGCCAAGGTCATTGAGGCCATCGCGACCTCGAAGGACGTGGACGGCTACTCGGTGCTCTCGGCCGGCGAGCTGATGGCAGGGCTGCCGGGCTTTCGTCCCTGCACGCCTTACGGCTGCGTGAAACTGATCGAGAGCACCGGCATCGGCCTCAAGGGCAAGCACGCGGTGGTGATCGGCCGCAGCAACACGGTCGGCAAGCCGATGGCGCTGCTGCTGCTGCAGGCCAACGCGACCGTGACGGTGTGCCACAGCGGCACGCCGGACCTCGGCCACCACACGCGCCAGGCCGACGTGGTCGTGGTCGCGGTCGGCCGGCGCAACACGCTGACGGCCGACATGGTGAAGCCGGGTGCCGTCGTGATCGACGTCGGCATGAACCGCAACGAACACAACAAGCTCGCCGGCGACGTCGACTTCGCCGGCGTGCGCGAGGTGGCCGGCTACATCACGCCGGTGCCCGGCGGCGTGGGGCCGATGACCGTGACGATGCTGATGGTCAACACCGTCGAGTCCGCCGAACGCCAGGCCGCCAAGGCCTGA
- a CDS encoding response regulator transcription factor → MSLIPKKGTVYVVDDDEAVRDSLQWLLEGKDYRVRCFDSAESFLSRYDPREVACLIVDIRMGGMSGIELQDRLIERRSPLPIVVITGHGDVPMAVDSMKKGAMDFIQKPFNDEALVALVERMLEHARGAFAQHQQSASRDALLSKLTGREAQVLERIVAGRLNKQIADDLGISIKTVEAHRANIMEKLNANTVADLLKIALGQAASAKA, encoded by the coding sequence ATGAGTTTGATTCCGAAGAAGGGCACGGTCTATGTCGTCGACGACGACGAAGCGGTCCGCGATTCGTTGCAATGGCTGCTCGAAGGCAAGGACTACCGGGTTCGATGCTTCGATTCGGCCGAATCCTTTCTCTCGCGCTACGACCCGCGCGAAGTGGCCTGCCTGATCGTCGACATCCGCATGGGCGGCATGTCGGGCATCGAGCTGCAGGACCGGCTGATCGAGCGTCGCTCGCCGCTGCCGATCGTCGTCATCACCGGCCACGGCGATGTGCCGATGGCGGTCGACAGCATGAAGAAGGGCGCGATGGATTTCATCCAGAAGCCCTTCAACGACGAGGCGCTGGTGGCGCTGGTCGAACGCATGCTCGAACACGCGCGCGGCGCCTTCGCGCAGCACCAGCAGTCCGCCAGCCGCGACGCGCTGCTGTCCAAGCTCACCGGCCGCGAAGCGCAGGTGCTCGAACGCATCGTCGCCGGCCGGCTCAACAAGCAGATCGCCGACGACCTCGGCATCAGCATCAAGACGGTGGAGGCGCACCGCGCCAACATCATGGAAAAGCTCAACGCGAACACGGTGGCCGACCTGCTCAAGATCGCATTGGGACAGGCGGCCTCGGCCAAGGCCTAG
- a CDS encoding PAS domain-containing sensor histidine kinase: MPFSSPIEAARSAVHASPLSWWRRWWRRQTPVLQDAVAMLAPMAAVLLFLAAIVAAFWYLRAEEMERGQESVKRDVEYAQQRVRLRLLERQEQLMRIARDASTHEIDATEFTSRAESLVSQFPELQAVSWIDDRRRFKAAYAAPSVHPAQQHAIGEVLRPGEIESNYALARELRQPVFSQPLAGGDPPAMLQLHIPLYDQGLFAGVVLGEFSIDGLLRYGMPSEVSARYAVSLLDAKGGLIAGNTVASPRESARRLLPWMVRTSEYEVPVSPVGNALLLRAQAYRTSQGVVGNGLFWLVGALSVLTSWMLIGTWRHTRRRLQAQQALVAETNFRRAMENSMLTGMRVLDLEGRITYVNAAFCAMTGWNENELVGQTPPFPYWLESDREVMNERLEEELHGRALPGGFQVRVKRRNGSVFNARLYVSPLIDARGHQTGWMTSMTDITEPTRIREQLSASYERFTTVLEALDASVSVAPLGSEELLFANKLYRLWFGSDTVGHLGMVAQAGVPASHAHEEDLDDVDPFAGLPTDQLTTAQPANNEIFVPELGKWLEVRSRYLTWVDGRLAQLVIATDITPRRDAEDLSAAQADRAQAASRLITMGEMASSVAHELNQPLTAITNYCNGMMSRIRGQQIDSDALLAALDKTAKQAQRAGQIIQRIRSFVKRSEPNRTPAEVATMVSEAVELAGIELRRRNVRLNHYVAARLPIVRVDPILIEQVMVNLLKNAAESIDLANRPLARRSVELRVLPKIIDGQNAVEFSVQDTGMGLAPEVMDRLYEAFFSTKPEGMGIGLNLCRTIVESHRGRMQAENIYNGPDVVGCRFSFWIPVLDAIDSVASNEAKVPA; encoded by the coding sequence ATGCCCTTTTCCTCTCCGATCGAGGCTGCGCGCAGCGCGGTTCATGCGTCGCCGCTGTCCTGGTGGCGCCGCTGGTGGCGTCGGCAGACACCCGTGCTGCAGGATGCGGTCGCGATGCTGGCGCCGATGGCCGCGGTGCTGCTCTTCCTGGCCGCCATCGTCGCGGCCTTCTGGTATCTGCGCGCCGAAGAAATGGAGCGCGGACAGGAGTCGGTCAAGCGTGACGTGGAGTACGCGCAGCAGCGCGTGCGGCTGCGGCTGCTGGAGCGGCAGGAGCAGCTCATGCGCATCGCGCGCGATGCCTCTACCCACGAGATCGACGCCACCGAATTCACCAGCCGTGCGGAGTCCCTGGTCAGCCAGTTCCCGGAACTGCAGGCCGTCAGCTGGATCGACGACCGGCGTCGCTTCAAGGCCGCCTACGCCGCGCCCAGCGTACATCCCGCGCAGCAGCACGCCATCGGCGAAGTACTTCGGCCCGGCGAGATCGAGAGCAACTACGCGCTGGCGCGCGAGCTGCGCCAGCCGGTGTTCTCGCAACCGCTCGCGGGCGGCGACCCGCCGGCCATGCTGCAGTTGCACATCCCGCTGTACGACCAGGGCCTGTTCGCCGGCGTGGTGCTGGGCGAGTTCTCGATCGACGGGCTGCTGCGCTACGGCATGCCCTCGGAAGTCTCGGCCCGCTATGCGGTGTCGCTGCTCGATGCCAAGGGCGGCCTGATCGCCGGCAACACGGTCGCCAGTCCGCGCGAGTCCGCGCGGCGGCTTCTGCCCTGGATGGTGCGCACCAGTGAATACGAGGTCCCTGTCTCGCCGGTCGGCAATGCGCTGCTGCTGCGCGCGCAGGCGTACCGCACCTCGCAGGGCGTGGTCGGCAACGGGCTGTTCTGGCTGGTGGGTGCACTCAGCGTGCTCACCAGCTGGATGCTGATCGGAACCTGGCGCCACACGCGGCGCCGGCTGCAGGCGCAGCAGGCGCTGGTGGCCGAAACCAACTTCCGCCGCGCGATGGAGAACTCGATGCTCACCGGCATGCGCGTGCTCGACCTCGAGGGCCGCATCACCTACGTCAACGCGGCCTTCTGCGCCATGACCGGCTGGAACGAGAACGAGCTGGTCGGCCAGACGCCGCCCTTTCCCTACTGGCTCGAATCCGATCGCGAGGTCATGAACGAACGGCTCGAGGAAGAGCTGCACGGCCGCGCGCTGCCCGGCGGTTTCCAGGTCCGGGTGAAGCGCCGCAACGGCAGCGTCTTCAACGCGCGGCTCTACGTGTCGCCGCTGATCGATGCGCGCGGGCACCAGACCGGATGGATGACCTCGATGACCGACATCACCGAGCCCACGCGCATCCGCGAGCAGCTCTCGGCCTCCTACGAACGCTTCACCACCGTGCTCGAAGCGCTGGACGCGTCGGTATCGGTCGCACCACTCGGCAGCGAGGAGCTGCTGTTCGCCAACAAGCTTTATCGGCTCTGGTTCGGCTCCGACACCGTGGGGCATCTGGGCATGGTCGCGCAGGCCGGCGTGCCGGCCTCGCATGCCCACGAGGAAGACCTCGACGACGTGGATCCGTTCGCCGGCCTGCCGACCGATCAACTGACCACCGCCCAGCCGGCCAACAACGAGATCTTCGTGCCCGAGCTGGGCAAGTGGCTCGAGGTGCGCTCGCGCTACCTGACCTGGGTCGACGGCCGCCTGGCGCAGTTGGTGATCGCGACCGACATCACGCCGCGGCGCGATGCCGAGGACCTCTCCGCCGCGCAGGCCGACCGCGCGCAGGCCGCCAGCCGGCTGATCACGATGGGTGAGATGGCCTCCAGCGTCGCGCACGAACTCAATCAGCCGCTGACCGCCATCACCAACTACTGCAACGGGATGATGTCGCGCATCCGGGGTCAGCAGATCGACTCGGACGCGCTGCTCGCCGCACTCGACAAGACCGCCAAGCAGGCGCAGCGCGCGGGCCAGATCATCCAGCGCATCCGCTCCTTCGTGAAGCGCAGCGAGCCGAACCGCACGCCGGCCGAGGTCGCGACCATGGTGAGCGAGGCGGTCGAACTCGCGGGCATCGAACTGCGGCGTCGCAACGTGCGCCTCAACCACTACGTCGCCGCGCGGCTGCCGATCGTTCGCGTCGACCCGATCCTGATCGAGCAGGTGATGGTCAACCTGCTGAAGAACGCGGCCGAGTCGATCGACCTCGCCAACCGTCCGCTCGCGCGCCGCAGCGTCGAACTGCGCGTGCTGCCGAAGATCATCGACGGTCAGAACGCGGTCGAGTTCTCGGTACAGGACACGGGCATGGGCCTGGCGCCCGAAGTGATGGACCGGCTCTATGAAGCCTTCTTCTCGACCAAGCCCGAAGGCATGGGCATCGGGCTCAACCTGTGCCGCACCATCGTCGAGTCGCACCGCGGCCGGATGCAGGCGGAGAACATCTACAATGGTCCGGATGTCGTCGGATGCCGTTTTTCCTTCTGGATTCCGGTGTTGGACGCTATCGATTCCGTAGCAAGCAACGAGGCGAAGGTACCCGCATGA
- the aceE gene encoding pyruvate dehydrogenase (acetyl-transferring), homodimeric type: MSANPENLFGSAANDPDAQETREWMDALSAVIESEGPDRAHFLLEQLLEHARQHSIDKPFSANTAYVNTIEPDQEERSPGNLEIEERLRSYMRWNAMAMVVKANRHHPEEGGDLGGHIGSFASLASMFGAGFNHFWHAESENHGGDCLYIQGHVSPGIYARAYLEGRLSEEQLLNFRQEVDGKGLSSYPHPKLMPEFWQFPTVSMGLGPLMAIYQARFLKYLHARGIANTENRKVWVFCGDGEMDEVESLGAIGLAAREKLDNLVFVINCNLQRLDGPVRGNGKIIQELEGEFRGSGWNVIKLIWGAGWDPLLARDKDGALRRIMMETNDGDYQSFKANDGAYVRKNFFGRDPRTLEMVAKMSDDDIWNLRRGGHDSQKVYAAFHAAVKHTGQPTVLLIKTVKGFGMGKIGEGKNNVHQTKKLGDEDIKAFRDRFNIPIPDSQLPDLPFYKPADDTPEMKYLHERRKALGGYLPHRRTKADESFTVPALETFKAVMEPTAEGREISTTQAYVRFLTQLLRDKALGPRVVPILVDEARTFGMEGLFRQIGIYNPAGQQYTPVDKDQVMYYKEDKAGQILQEGINEAGGMSSWIAAATSYSTNNRIMVPFYVYYSMFGFQRIGDLAWAAGDMQARGFLLGGTSGRTTLNGEGLQHEDGHSHILANTIPNCVSYDPTFAHEVGVILHHGLKRMVEKQDNVYYYITLLNENYPMPGLQLGTEEQIIKGMYLCRQAPSIKAAKGKEVPTVQLLGSGTILRESIAAQELLEKDWGVSAAVWSCPSFNELTRDGQEADRWNLLHPTDEARVSFVAQQLAPSGGPVVASTDYMKAYAEQIRPFIPKGRNYKVLGTDGFGRSDFRNKLREHFEINRHFIVVAALKALAEDGALPAQKVADAIQKYGINAEKINPLYA, encoded by the coding sequence ATGTCGGCAAATCCCGAGAACCTGTTCGGCTCGGCCGCGAACGATCCCGATGCGCAGGAGACGCGCGAATGGATGGACGCCCTGTCCGCCGTCATCGAGAGCGAAGGTCCCGACCGCGCGCACTTCCTGCTGGAGCAACTGCTCGAGCATGCGCGCCAGCACAGCATCGACAAGCCGTTTTCGGCCAACACGGCCTACGTCAACACGATCGAGCCGGACCAGGAAGAGCGCTCTCCCGGCAACCTCGAGATCGAAGAGCGCCTGCGTTCCTACATGCGCTGGAACGCGATGGCGATGGTGGTCAAGGCGAACCGCCACCATCCCGAGGAGGGCGGAGACCTGGGCGGCCACATCGGCTCCTTCGCATCGCTGGCGAGCATGTTCGGCGCCGGCTTCAACCACTTCTGGCATGCCGAAAGCGAGAACCACGGCGGCGACTGCCTCTACATCCAGGGCCACGTCTCGCCCGGCATCTATGCACGCGCCTACCTCGAAGGCCGCCTGAGCGAAGAGCAACTGCTGAATTTCCGCCAGGAGGTCGACGGCAAGGGCCTGTCGAGCTATCCCCATCCGAAGCTCATGCCCGAGTTCTGGCAATTCCCCACGGTGTCCATGGGCCTTGGCCCGCTGATGGCGATCTACCAGGCCCGCTTCCTCAAATACCTGCACGCCCGCGGCATCGCCAACACCGAGAACCGCAAGGTCTGGGTGTTCTGCGGCGACGGTGAAATGGACGAGGTCGAATCGCTCGGCGCCATCGGCTTGGCCGCACGCGAGAAGCTCGACAACCTGGTCTTCGTCATCAACTGCAACCTGCAGCGCCTGGATGGCCCGGTACGCGGCAACGGCAAGATCATCCAGGAGCTCGAAGGCGAATTCCGCGGCTCGGGATGGAACGTCATCAAGCTCATCTGGGGTGCGGGCTGGGATCCGCTGCTGGCGCGCGACAAGGACGGCGCGCTGCGCAGGATCATGATGGAGACCAACGACGGCGACTACCAGTCCTTCAAGGCCAACGACGGCGCTTACGTGCGCAAGAACTTCTTCGGCCGCGATCCGCGCACGCTGGAGATGGTCGCCAAGATGAGCGACGACGACATCTGGAACCTGCGCCGCGGCGGGCACGATTCGCAGAAGGTGTATGCCGCCTTCCATGCGGCCGTCAAGCACACGGGCCAGCCCACGGTGCTGCTGATCAAGACCGTCAAGGGCTTCGGCATGGGCAAGATCGGCGAGGGCAAGAACAACGTTCACCAGACCAAGAAGCTCGGCGACGAGGACATCAAGGCCTTCCGCGACCGCTTCAACATTCCGATTCCGGACAGCCAGTTGCCCGATCTGCCGTTCTACAAGCCGGCCGACGACACGCCGGAGATGAAGTACCTGCACGAGCGCCGCAAGGCCCTCGGCGGCTATCTGCCGCATCGCCGCACCAAGGCCGACGAGAGCTTCACCGTGCCCGCGCTCGAGACCTTCAAGGCCGTGATGGAACCGACGGCCGAGGGCCGCGAGATCTCGACCACGCAGGCCTACGTGCGCTTCCTCACGCAGCTTCTGCGCGACAAGGCCCTGGGCCCGCGCGTGGTGCCGATCCTGGTCGACGAAGCACGCACCTTCGGCATGGAAGGGCTGTTCCGCCAGATCGGCATCTACAACCCCGCGGGCCAGCAGTACACACCGGTCGACAAGGACCAGGTCATGTACTACAAGGAAGACAAGGCCGGCCAGATCCTGCAGGAAGGCATCAACGAGGCCGGCGGCATGTCGAGCTGGATCGCTGCCGCCACGTCGTACAGCACCAACAACCGGATCATGGTGCCGTTCTACGTGTACTACTCGATGTTCGGCTTCCAGCGCATCGGCGACCTGGCCTGGGCCGCTGGCGACATGCAGGCGCGCGGCTTCCTGCTGGGCGGCACCTCGGGCCGCACGACGCTCAACGGCGAAGGGCTTCAGCACGAGGACGGCCACAGCCACATCCTGGCCAACACCATCCCGAACTGCGTGAGCTACGACCCGACCTTCGCGCATGAAGTCGGCGTCATCCTGCACCACGGCCTGAAGCGGATGGTGGAGAAGCAGGACAACGTCTACTACTACATCACGCTGCTCAACGAGAACTACCCGATGCCTGGCCTCCAGCTCGGCACCGAGGAGCAGATCATCAAGGGCATGTACCTGTGCCGGCAGGCTCCCTCGATCAAGGCCGCGAAGGGCAAAGAGGTGCCGACGGTGCAACTGCTCGGCAGCGGCACGATCCTGCGCGAGAGCATCGCGGCGCAGGAACTGCTCGAGAAGGACTGGGGCGTGAGCGCCGCCGTGTGGAGTTGCCCGAGCTTCAACGAACTCACGCGCGACGGCCAGGAGGCCGATCGCTGGAACTTGCTGCATCCGACGGACGAGGCACGCGTGTCCTTCGTCGCGCAGCAGCTCGCACCGAGCGGCGGGCCGGTGGTCGCGTCGACCGACTACATGAAGGCCTATGCCGAGCAGATCCGTCCCTTCATTCCGAAGGGCCGCAACTACAAGGTGCTCGGCACCGACGGCTTCGGGCGCAGCGATTTCCGCAACAAGCTGCGCGAGCACTTCGAGATCAATCGCCACTTCATCGTGGTGGCCGCGCTCAAGGCACTCGCCGAGGACGGTGCCTTGCCCGCGCAAAAGGTGGCCGACGCCATCCAGAAGTACGGCATCAACGCCGAGAAGATCAACCCGCTCTACGCATAA
- the aceF gene encoding dihydrolipoyllysine-residue acetyltransferase, protein MATVEVKVPDIGDFDEVAVIEVLVKVGDTVKAEQSLITVESDKASMEIPSSQAGVVKELKVEVGSKVKEGSVVLVLEGEAAAPAAAPPAAATPAAAPAPAPASAASAAPAAAAAGPVEVKVPDIGDFKDVAVIEVLVKVGDAIQVEQSLITVESDKASMEIPSSAAGVLKELKVKVGDTVNIGDLVAVLQGAQAAPAAATVAAPAASAAVPPPQPSPGGGGSQGQAAAAPPPAHDPTVAPSGHLPHASPSVRKFARELGVPLEEVKGSGPKGRITQADVQNFTKAVMSGAASTKASASKTPAGGGSGEALGLLPWPKVDFTRFGTVERKELSRIKKISGANLHRNWVMIPHVTNNDEADITELEAFRVSTNKENEKSGVKVTMLAFVIKAVVSALKKFPEFNTSLDGDTLVYKQYYNVGFAADTPNGLVVPVLKDADKKGVLQISQEMGELAKKARDGKLGSADMQGGCFSISSLGGIGGTHFTPIINAPEVAILGLSKSAMKPVWDGKAFQPRLTLPLSLSYDHRVIDGALAARFNAYLGQVLADFRRVLL, encoded by the coding sequence ATGGCAACAGTGGAAGTGAAGGTGCCGGACATCGGCGATTTCGACGAAGTCGCGGTGATCGAGGTGCTGGTGAAGGTGGGCGACACGGTGAAGGCCGAGCAGTCGCTCATCACGGTGGAATCGGACAAGGCCTCGATGGAAATCCCGTCGAGCCAGGCCGGCGTCGTGAAGGAGCTCAAGGTCGAGGTCGGCAGCAAGGTCAAGGAAGGGTCGGTCGTGCTGGTGCTGGAAGGCGAGGCTGCGGCGCCTGCCGCGGCACCACCGGCGGCTGCCACGCCTGCTGCGGCGCCTGCGCCGGCACCGGCTTCGGCGGCGAGTGCCGCACCGGCAGCAGCTGCTGCCGGTCCGGTCGAGGTCAAGGTGCCCGACATCGGCGACTTCAAGGACGTCGCCGTCATCGAGGTGCTGGTGAAGGTGGGCGACGCCATCCAGGTCGAGCAGTCGCTGATCACGGTCGAGTCGGACAAGGCCTCGATGGAGATTCCGTCGTCTGCGGCCGGGGTGCTCAAGGAGCTCAAGGTCAAGGTCGGTGATACGGTCAACATCGGCGATCTGGTTGCAGTGCTCCAAGGGGCGCAGGCGGCGCCTGCGGCAGCCACTGTCGCTGCGCCCGCTGCGTCGGCCGCGGTGCCCCCACCCCAACCCTCCCCCGGAGGGGGAGGGAGTCAAGGCCAGGCCGCGGCTGCTCCGCCACCTGCGCACGATCCCACCGTAGCGCCCTCCGGCCATCTGCCGCACGCATCGCCCTCGGTGCGCAAGTTCGCGCGCGAACTCGGCGTGCCGCTCGAAGAGGTCAAGGGCAGCGGGCCCAAGGGCCGCATTACCCAGGCAGACGTCCAGAACTTCACCAAGGCGGTGATGAGCGGCGCCGCGAGCACCAAGGCCTCGGCATCCAAGACGCCGGCCGGCGGCGGTAGCGGCGAAGCCCTCGGCCTGCTGCCATGGCCCAAGGTCGACTTCACCAGGTTCGGCACGGTCGAGCGCAAGGAGCTGTCGCGCATCAAGAAGATCAGCGGCGCCAACCTGCATCGCAACTGGGTGATGATCCCGCACGTCACCAACAACGACGAAGCCGACATCACCGAACTCGAAGCCTTCCGCGTGTCGACCAACAAGGAGAACGAGAAGTCCGGTGTCAAGGTCACGATGCTCGCCTTCGTGATCAAGGCTGTGGTCTCGGCGCTGAAGAAGTTTCCCGAGTTCAACACCAGCCTGGATGGCGACACCCTGGTCTACAAGCAGTACTACAACGTCGGCTTCGCGGCCGACACGCCCAACGGCCTGGTCGTGCCCGTGCTCAAGGATGCCGACAAGAAGGGCGTGCTGCAGATCAGCCAGGAAATGGGCGAACTCGCCAAGAAGGCGCGCGACGGCAAGCTCGGCTCGGCCGACATGCAGGGCGGCTGCTTCTCGATCAGCTCGCTCGGCGGCATCGGCGGCACGCATTTCACGCCGATCATCAATGCGCCGGAAGTCGCGATCCTCGGTTTGTCCAAGAGCGCGATGAAGCCGGTGTGGGACGGCAAGGCCTTCCAGCCGCGCCTGACCCTGCCGTTGTCGCTGTCGTACGACCATCGCGTGATCGACGGCGCCCTGGCTGCACGCTTCAACGCCTACCTGGGCCAGGTCCTCGCCGACTTCCGACGCGTTCTGCTATGA
- a CDS encoding MFS transporter has translation MTTVVAVRKGGQVVMAADSLVTFGDTRLSHHAEANQKLFTVNDAAGQSIFAVAGAAAHFLVLQHALAAQPAEALRFGSKDEIFRTFTLLHPVLKESFFLQTKEDEHEPYESSQFTMLLANASGIYGIYSYREVFEFKRFWSIGSGRSFALGAMHAAYDKARTARDVAEAGVAAACEFDRNSAGPVDVLTLKLKVSQ, from the coding sequence ATGACGACGGTCGTGGCCGTCCGCAAAGGCGGTCAAGTCGTGATGGCGGCGGATTCGCTCGTGACCTTCGGGGACACGCGGCTGTCGCATCACGCCGAGGCCAACCAGAAGCTGTTCACGGTCAACGATGCGGCGGGGCAGAGCATCTTCGCGGTCGCCGGCGCGGCGGCGCACTTCCTGGTGCTGCAGCATGCGCTGGCCGCACAGCCGGCCGAGGCGCTTCGCTTCGGCAGCAAGGACGAGATCTTCCGCACCTTCACGCTGCTGCATCCGGTGCTCAAGGAATCGTTCTTCCTGCAGACCAAGGAAGACGAGCACGAGCCCTACGAGTCGAGCCAGTTCACGATGCTGCTGGCCAACGCGAGCGGCATCTACGGCATCTACAGCTACCGCGAGGTGTTCGAGTTCAAGCGCTTCTGGAGCATTGGCTCGGGCCGCAGCTTCGCGCTCGGCGCGATGCACGCGGCGTATGACAAGGCGCGCACGGCGCGCGACGTGGCCGAGGCCGGCGTGGCCGCGGCTTGCGAATTCGATCGCAATTCGGCCGGGCCGGTCGACGTTCTCACACTCAAACTCAAGGTGTCCCAATGA
- the lpdA gene encoding dihydrolipoyl dehydrogenase, protein MSEQQVKVPDIGDFDEVAVIEVLVQPGDTVKAEQSLITVESDKASMEIPSSHAGVVKSVAVKVGDKVKEGSVVLTLDAAEGAAAAPAPAASTPASAAPAPKPAAPTAPQASAPAPASTYRGAIDVECDLLVLGAGPGGYSAAFRAADLGLKVVLVERYATLGGVCLNVGCIPSKALLHVAAVMDEVKHFADLGVSFGEPTVDRAKLLARKNKVVGKLTGGLGAMAKMRKVTTVRGVGEFIDPYHVKVQETTGDGRATTDKTQTVKFRHCVIAAGSQAVHLPFMPKDPRVVDSTGALELGVDPKRMLILGGGIIGLEMGSVYSTLGARLDVVEMLDGLMQGADRDLVKVWQKLNAPRFDNIMLKTKTVGAEATKEGIRVSFEGEQAPKEPQLYDLVLQAVGRSPNGKKIGAEKAGVNVSERGFIPVDVQMRTNVPHIFAVGDIVGQPMLEHKAVHEAHVAAEVIAGEQKGDKELASAAFNARVIPSVAYTDPEVAWVGLTEDQAKVEGVKIHKGLFPWTASGRAIANGRDEGFTKLLFDAESHRILGGGIVGTHAGDMIGEIALAIEMGADAIDIGKTIHPHPTLGESIGLAAEAAHGSCTDLPPVKR, encoded by the coding sequence ATGAGCGAACAACAAGTCAAGGTGCCGGATATCGGTGATTTCGACGAAGTCGCGGTGATCGAAGTGCTGGTGCAGCCCGGCGACACGGTGAAGGCCGAGCAGTCGCTGATCACGGTGGAGTCGGACAAGGCCTCGATGGAGATCCCTTCGTCGCATGCCGGCGTGGTCAAGTCGGTGGCCGTGAAGGTCGGCGACAAGGTGAAGGAGGGCTCGGTGGTGCTGACGCTCGATGCGGCAGAGGGCGCGGCCGCAGCGCCCGCACCGGCTGCGTCGACTCCTGCCTCTGCGGCGCCAGCGCCGAAGCCCGCTGCTCCAACGGCACCACAAGCGTCAGCCCCGGCACCTGCATCGACCTACAGGGGTGCCATCGACGTCGAATGCGACCTGCTCGTGCTCGGCGCCGGCCCGGGTGGCTACTCGGCCGCCTTCCGTGCCGCCGACCTGGGCCTGAAGGTCGTGCTGGTCGAGCGCTACGCCACGCTCGGCGGCGTGTGCCTGAATGTCGGCTGCATCCCTTCCAAGGCGCTGCTGCACGTGGCGGCCGTGATGGACGAGGTCAAGCATTTCGCCGACCTGGGCGTGAGCTTCGGCGAGCCCACGGTCGATCGCGCCAAGCTGCTCGCGCGCAAGAACAAGGTGGTCGGCAAACTCACCGGCGGCCTCGGCGCGATGGCGAAGATGCGCAAGGTGACCACCGTGCGCGGCGTCGGCGAGTTCATCGATCCGTACCACGTCAAGGTCCAGGAAACCACCGGCGACGGCCGGGCCACCACCGACAAGACGCAGACCGTCAAGTTCCGCCACTGCGTGATCGCGGCCGGCTCCCAGGCCGTGCATCTGCCCTTCATGCCCAAGGATCCGCGTGTCGTCGATTCCACCGGCGCGCTCGAACTGGGTGTCGATCCCAAGCGCATGCTCATCCTGGGTGGCGGCATCATCGGCCTCGAGATGGGCTCGGTCTATTCGACGCTGGGCGCACGGCTCGACGTGGTCGAGATGCTCGACGGCCTGATGCAGGGCGCCGACCGCGATCTGGTCAAGGTCTGGCAGAAGCTCAATGCACCGCGCTTCGACAACATCATGCTCAAGACGAAGACCGTCGGCGCCGAAGCGACCAAGGAGGGCATCCGCGTCAGCTTCGAAGGCGAGCAGGCACCCAAGGAGCCGCAGCTCTACGACCTCGTGCTGCAGGCGGTGGGCCGCAGTCCCAACGGCAAGAAGATCGGCGCCGAAAAAGCGGGCGTCAACGTCAGCGAGCGCGGCTTCATCCCCGTCGACGTCCAGATGCGCACCAACGTGCCCCACATCTTCGCGGTCGGCGACATCGTCGGCCAGCCGATGCTCGAGCACAAGGCCGTGCACGAAGCGCACGTGGCGGCCGAGGTGATCGCCGGCGAGCAGAAGGGCGACAAGGAACTCGCCAGCGCGGCCTTCAATGCGCGCGTGATCCCGAGCGTGGCCTACACCGACCCGGAGGTGGCCTGGGTCGGCCTCACCGAGGACCAGGCCAAGGTCGAGGGCGTGAAGATCCACAAGGGCCTGTTCCCGTGGACGGCATCGGGCCGCGCGATCGCGAACGGTCGCGACGAGGGCTTCACCAAGCTGCTGTTCGACGCCGAGTCGCACCGGATCCTGGGCGGTGGCATCGTCGGCACCCATGCCGGCGACATGATCGGCGAGATCGCGCTGGCGATCGAGATGGGGGCCGACGCGATCGACATCGGCAAGACGATCCATCCGCATCCCACGCTCGGCGAGAGCATCGGCCTGGCGGCCGAAGCAGCACATGGCAGCTGCACGGACCTGCCGCCGGTCAAGCGCTAG